The Bacteroidia bacterium genome contains the following window.
CATAGTCAAACGTTGCCGTATCATAAAAAATCACACCATGCTTTTGAAAAAGGAAAAGATTTTTACGGAGCTAGAAAATACAAAGAAGCTTTAGAAGAGTTCAGTAAGTCTGCTAATCGCACCCCTCAACATAATTATAGCATTGTTTCGTACCTATACATGGGATTGTGTTTTTATCGATTAGGGCAATATGAAAACGCCATCCGTAATTTTGAAAAAGTACTTTCGATGGAACCTTTTGGTAAATATCACCAAGAAGCAAATTATCACAAAGCTATATGCTACATTGAAATGGGTGAATTGAGAAAAGGACTAGATGCTTTGGCTACAATTTATTCATTTCAATCGCCGTACATTATGGCATCCGCTGAAAATGCTTTTTTACATTTTTTAAAAGAAAAAGGAGATTACAATTTTTGGGAGGATTACTATAAAACTTTTAGTGTAGAAAAAGCAAGTTTTTTGCGTACAAAGGTATTAGAGATGCTTTTATCCCAGGAAGTCAAAGAGCAAAATTGGGATAAGATTAAACAGCGCCTTGCTAAACTTAATGAAGAAGAGCAAAAGTCCAAAATTGTGCAAGAATGTAAGAAGTTTTTAGCAGAAATGGAAAAGTATAAACAAAAAAATAACACTTATACGAGCAACCGTGTTACTATTGAAAAACCTAACGATGGAAAACTACTAATTTCAGTTTTATTACCTGTTCAACTTAGTGAAGAAAACCCAAGCAAAACCAACGCCTATGCACGCCATTTTTGGTATGGCGTATATCTTGCCTACCAAAACTATAAAGAAAAATATCCTCAAAGCAACGTGTTTCTCAATTTGATAGATATACCTAAGGATACGGTTAAGTTAAAAGCCTTGTTTGAACAAGATGAATATTTAGCACAGTCAGATTTTTTGATAGGTCCTTACTTCAATATTACTAATGAAATTACTGCTAGGTATGCTGAAAAAATAGGAGCCATTTACCTTTCGCCTTTGACTTACAATCCAGTTTTATGCGAAAAATATGCTACTACCTTTTTGTATAATGCTTCTGCGCATACACACGGCGAAAGAATGGCTGCTTACATTCTTAAAAATACTTCAGATAATCATATAGCTGTAGTATATGAATATAACAATCCTGAAATGAAAATGATGGCCACTGCTTTTGCTGAAAAAATGCAAAAGCATAAAGCAAAAGCTACGCTAATAAGCTCTGATAATAATGTGGCTTATGAATTAGTCAAAGCCATACGCGAAGGTAAAGCAAATGGCGTGTATTTATGCTCTGATGAAATAACTTTATTCAACACAGTAGTTAGTGCCTTGAATGAAAACAGCATAATTACAAACGTGTATAGCTACTCTGATTGCCGAAAATTTGAAACGTTTTCAGGAGATATGTTAGAACGATTTAAAGTTACTTTTACCAGCGATACTTATTTAGATTTATATTCTCAAAGCGCAGTAGAATTTAGACAAAAATACCGTGAATTTTTATTTGCAGAACCTGACGATGCAGCTTACAGAGGATTTGACATAATGAACTTAGTATTACATACCTGTAAAAATCACGTAAAAGAGCAACCTACTAATACTTTTTTTGAACAAGCTTTTTACACAGGTGTCCAAACCATATTCAACTATAACGAAAAACACGACAACCAACACTTGTTTATTTTGCAGTACAAGGACAGAGACTTAATAAAGCTGCAATAGGCTCTATCTAGTGTTTTCTACGTTTCTTTGAATGGCAAGCTCAAAAGTATCTAAATTCAGACATACTAAATTGCCTTCATACAAACTATCTCTGTACACACAACCGTTATCTAAGCTAATCACAGAGCGTTTTTCTTGTAATTGTGCTTGTATAATAGGTAAAGACATAGTAGTATGCCCATGAATAATAATTTTATTTTGAAATGTACGGGCATCGTACTGCATATACCTTGCAGTTAGCATACTTTTAATGTCCAAAAAGGGATTACTACGGCGTATATCAAAACCTCCATGTACCAAATAAAAGCGGTCTAACTCATAAAATAAGGGCAAAATTCGCAAAAAATTTTTTTGTTTTTGAGTAATTTTAGGATGATTATTCATTTTTTCTAACCAAATTTGCTCATGGTTACCTCTTAACGGAAAAATATTATACCCTTCCTCAATCAGCTCTATAATTTTGTCTATTACTCCCAAGCTATCGGGACCTTTATTCACGTAGTCCCCTAATAAAAATAGCTGGTCATCTTTGGTTAGATTGATTTTTTTAAGTAGTTCTTCAAATGTCTTTTTGCAGCCATGTATATCAGGAATGACTAAACGCCTGCCTTTTTCATTTTTTTGCACAAAATGACCGTATCTAAAAGGAGTATTTAGCTCAAACCTGCGCAAAGACATACATGCAAAGGTATAACATTACCATAACAAATGCAAAAACTATTTTAGTTTCAAACTATTTATTTCCTGAAAATATTTCGCCATCTACCTGTGATAGAAAGTGCGTAGTATTTTGAATTTGCCGAAGCACCGTTTATACTTTGTTCATACTTCAACACAACCGGAAATTCATCTAAATTGATAATCAGTTCTACATTTAATAGCGGACTAATCCCATAATTATATGCGTCTTTTGGATTTATAGTGTAATACCAAGCCCCCGCACCTATACCTGCACCTATACCCAAAGGATACGGGCTTCTATCTACGCTTCCTCCACCCCAACGCATTTGCGCATATAAAGTCGTAGCAATAGACTTGAGGTTACTATATCTTTGAGTAGAAAAACCTATTTTAGGCGAAGCTTGTATCGTAAAAGAAGCACTTTGCTCATCATTCCATATTGAATAAGCAAGGTTAGCACCTACCCCCCATAGTAACGTATCTATACGTTGATAAAGAAAACCTTTTACTTTATCAGGTTTAGGTCTGAAAGATAGAACCGTAGCATGTACGCCCCCCTCAATAAGCCAGTTATCATTTTGCGCAAAAAGTATGGCAGAGGTAAATACTACCAAAAAAGCCAAAACTTTTGCTTTCATTGTTACAAATATAAACAAATGGATTGTGATAAACAAGGAGCGTGTTTTATCTCATTTTCAGGTCAAAATTTTATTTTAGCTTGTAAGTTTGACATGCAA
Protein-coding sequences here:
- a CDS encoding serine/threonine protein phosphatase produces the protein MSLRRFELNTPFRYGHFVQKNEKGRRLVIPDIHGCKKTFEELLKKINLTKDDQLFLLGDYVNKGPDSLGVIDKIIELIEEGYNIFPLRGNHEQIWLEKMNNHPKITQKQKNFLRILPLFYELDRFYLVHGGFDIRRSNPFLDIKSMLTARYMQYDARTFQNKIIIHGHTTMSLPIIQAQLQEKRSVISLDNGCVYRDSLYEGNLVCLNLDTFELAIQRNVENTR